One window of the Campylobacter showae CSUNSWCD genome contains the following:
- a CDS encoding 6-pyruvoyl trahydropterin synthase family protein, which translates to MIIRKMFKFENAHIVRFCSSKRCKTSIHGHSYRAEILLESNFLDNAGMVYDFGLMKREIGCIIDSFDHCTTIFSGDSAEYKNDLKKHSARWIEIPLNPSAEQFCRIFFVMIDRLLKTTQMQNGEREVKLHSVIIHETDTGYAQCFREDAYNAKMGEVNLNEIVFSDGVRAEWEDAELFEKIKLGKKIVNPKEV; encoded by the coding sequence ATGATAATAAGAAAAATGTTTAAATTTGAAAATGCCCATATCGTTAGATTTTGTAGCTCGAAACGCTGCAAAACCAGTATCCACGGGCACTCTTATAGGGCTGAAATTTTACTTGAATCAAATTTTCTCGATAATGCGGGAATGGTGTATGATTTTGGCCTGATGAAGCGCGAAATAGGCTGCATCATCGATAGCTTCGATCACTGTACGACGATATTTAGCGGAGATAGTGCCGAGTATAAAAACGATCTCAAAAAACACTCTGCGCGCTGGATCGAGATCCCGCTAAATCCCTCCGCAGAGCAGTTTTGCAGGATATTTTTCGTGATGATCGATAGGCTTTTGAAAACTACTCAGATGCAAAACGGCGAGCGCGAAGTGAAGCTACACAGCGTCATCATCCACGAGACCGACACGGGCTATGCGCAGTGCTTTAGAGAGGATGCGTACAACGCAAAAATGGGTGAGGTAAATTTAAACGAGATCGTCTTTTCTGATGGCGTGAGAGCCGAGTGGGAGGACGCGGAGTTGTTTGAGAAGATCAAGCTAGGCAAAAAAATAGTAAATCCAAAGGAGGTCTAG
- a CDS encoding 16S rRNA (uracil(1498)-N(3))-methyltransferase, translated as MKFLYSKEAKNEQIRLEGEAFLHLKARRAKLGERIDVRNLTDGQNHIYEIVNLDKRGAELNLIFSHDVEVQDSDLTLSWAVVDPKTVEKTLPSLNEMGVAKIIFFYAEFSQKNFKLDFSRLERILISSCEQCGRNDLMKFEIYKSLDELVKFYPNVALIDFDGENLDGYAGKEILAIGPEGGFSQSEREAVAKKYGLRAKNILRSQTAILGIAAKILI; from the coding sequence ATGAAATTTTTATATTCAAAAGAGGCCAAAAACGAGCAAATCAGGCTTGAAGGCGAGGCGTTTTTACACCTGAAGGCGCGGCGCGCTAAACTTGGCGAGCGCATCGACGTGCGAAATTTGACCGACGGGCAAAACCACATCTATGAAATCGTAAATTTAGACAAAAGGGGCGCGGAGCTAAATTTGATATTTTCGCACGATGTGGAGGTGCAAGATAGCGATCTTACGCTATCTTGGGCCGTCGTCGATCCAAAAACGGTTGAAAAAACCTTGCCAAGCCTAAACGAAATGGGCGTAGCTAAAATCATATTTTTTTACGCCGAGTTTTCGCAAAAAAACTTTAAACTCGATTTTTCGCGGCTAGAGCGTATTTTGATAAGCTCGTGCGAGCAGTGCGGACGAAACGACTTGATGAAATTTGAAATTTACAAAAGCCTGGATGAGCTAGTTAAATTTTATCCAAACGTCGCTCTTATAGACTTTGACGGTGAAAATTTGGACGGTTACGCGGGCAAGGAAATTTTAGCGATCGGGCCAGAAGGTGGATTTAGCCAGAGCGAGCGAGAAGCAGTCGCTAAAAAATACGGACTAAGAGCAAAAAATATTTTGCGCTCGCAAACTGCGATTTTAGGCATAGCGGCTAAAATTTTGATTTAA
- the rsmI gene encoding 16S rRNA (cytidine(1402)-2'-O)-methyltransferase, which produces MLYFVPTPIGNLSDISLRALSVLHECEILFCEDTRVAKSLINLLNTRFDANINIQKFISLHTHNEDEILSKIELEIFDKNVAFLSDAGMPGISDPGAALVNFAIKNSIAYEVLSGSNAAILAVVASGLCEKEFCFLGFLPNKGKERATAIQNALNSPFPAVIYESPKRILSLILDFAELEPDREMFAIKEATKKFETKFRATASELAQKLQEANLSGEWCVVVQKNPNFTFEKITQNDILELEISPKAKSKLLAKITGRNAKEIYSELTR; this is translated from the coding sequence TTGCTATATTTCGTTCCTACGCCGATAGGAAATTTAAGCGATATCTCGCTTCGCGCTTTGAGCGTTTTGCACGAATGCGAGATACTCTTTTGCGAAGATACCAGAGTCGCAAAATCCCTCATAAACCTGTTAAATACGCGTTTTGACGCAAATATAAATATACAAAAATTTATCTCGCTACACACGCATAATGAAGATGAAATTTTATCCAAAATCGAGCTTGAAATTTTTGATAAAAACGTAGCGTTTTTAAGCGATGCAGGCATGCCCGGTATCAGCGATCCGGGAGCTGCGCTCGTAAATTTTGCTATAAAAAACAGTATCGCGTATGAAGTATTAAGCGGCTCAAATGCCGCGATATTGGCCGTCGTCGCCAGCGGACTTTGCGAGAAAGAATTTTGCTTTCTGGGATTTTTACCAAACAAAGGCAAAGAGCGAGCCACAGCTATCCAAAATGCGCTAAATTCGCCTTTCCCGGCAGTCATTTACGAAAGCCCAAAACGCATACTTTCGCTCATATTAGACTTTGCCGAGCTTGAGCCGGATAGAGAAATGTTTGCCATAAAAGAAGCAACAAAGAAATTTGAAACCAAATTTAGAGCCACGGCAAGTGAGTTGGCGCAAAAATTACAAGAGGCAAATTTGAGCGGTGAGTGGTGCGTCGTTGTGCAGAAAAATCCAAATTTTACCTTTGAGAAAATCACCCAAAACGATATTTTAGAACTTGAAATTTCACCCAAAGCCAAGTCTAAATTGCTAGCCAAAATCACAGGTCGAAACGCCAAAGAAATTTACTCCGAGCTCACCCGCTAA
- a CDS encoding helix-turn-helix domain-containing protein: MNDISLLKELGLSEVARKTHIEIEYLGYIADKNFEKLARFNVKGFIKILERELDIDFAQWMSEYEAFIAEHESELKHKTITISPKIPAYTASEKSSYGGMLGGIITICAIGALIYFFEPQKYIGDLSSFFEDKNKSVTYSDTNIVQQATKNLDSIKDANITINVSSAPKQEDEINKIEESASNFAAAQVEQPLPEFNVTVSTSTQSKPAEQNVSQNLQSEQVSNLTDENASVAVQVTPKSGDVYQLNGLSEIKVVPRRKVWLGVINLDDNKKKSQNASNAVSIEIGKKQLIVTGHGEINLEIGDQNIKFSGDNPKRFLVEKDKVTPLTYDEFVALNKGKSW, encoded by the coding sequence ATGAATGATATAAGTTTGCTAAAAGAGCTAGGGCTTAGCGAAGTTGCAAGAAAAACACACATTGAGATAGAATATCTAGGCTACATCGCCGATAAAAATTTTGAAAAATTGGCGCGCTTTAACGTTAAAGGTTTTATTAAAATTCTGGAGCGCGAGCTGGATATCGACTTTGCGCAGTGGATGAGCGAATATGAGGCGTTTATAGCCGAGCACGAGAGCGAGTTAAAACACAAAACAATAACTATATCTCCTAAAATACCGGCCTATACTGCAAGCGAAAAATCGTCCTATGGCGGTATGCTAGGCGGCATAATTACTATTTGTGCGATCGGCGCTTTAATTTATTTTTTCGAACCTCAAAAATACATCGGCGACCTCTCGAGTTTCTTTGAGGACAAAAACAAAAGCGTGACTTACTCCGATACAAATATAGTGCAACAGGCGACTAAAAATTTAGACTCCATCAAAGACGCAAATATCACGATAAATGTCTCCTCTGCCCCTAAACAAGAAGACGAGATAAATAAAATCGAAGAGAGCGCTTCAAATTTTGCCGCCGCCCAAGTAGAGCAACCCTTGCCGGAGTTTAACGTGACGGTTTCTACAAGCACGCAATCAAAACCCGCAGAGCAAAACGTTAGTCAAAATTTGCAAAGCGAGCAAGTTTCAAATTTGACCGATGAAAATGCATCTGTTGCAGTCCAAGTAACGCCTAAAAGCGGTGATGTATACCAACTAAACGGACTAAGCGAGATAAAAGTAGTCCCGCGCAGAAAAGTTTGGCTCGGCGTGATAAATTTGGACGACAATAAAAAGAAATCTCAAAATGCCTCAAATGCTGTTTCTATCGAAATAGGCAAAAAACAACTCATCGTCACAGGACACGGAGAGATAAATTTAGAAATCGGCGATCAAAACATCAAATTTAGCGGTGATAATCCAAAGCGCTTTTTGGTCGAAAAAGATAAAGTTACGCCGCTCACATACGACGAATTCGTAGCTCTAAACAAGGGCAAATCGTGGTAA
- the miaA gene encoding tRNA (adenosine(37)-N6)-dimethylallyltransferase MiaA, with the protein MKELAIIGTTASGKTALALKLASEFNGVILSLDSLCVYKFIDIASAKPSADELASVPHFGVNLLMPDEHFDVGMFFDIYKTAREFAQKNGKNLFITGGSGFYLKALLSGLTPKFERVESGLSNSQIYELVSSLDPEFAAKFSANDTYRLQKWFDIHSFLRSSGRDEAVSAYLRKNTLAPVASNLAIFELSWDRDELRGRIKERTRAMFEQGLLDEARGLFARYPQRPKPLNSVGLKECGEFLRGEIKTEAELEELICTHTAQLAKRQRTFNRSQFESKFSGSVGECEEKITEFLSD; encoded by the coding sequence ATGAAAGAACTCGCCATCATCGGCACCACGGCTAGCGGTAAAACGGCGCTCGCGCTAAAGCTTGCAAGCGAATTTAACGGAGTGATTCTGAGTCTTGATTCACTTTGCGTTTATAAATTTATCGATATCGCTAGCGCTAAACCCAGCGCGGACGAGCTAGCCTCAGTGCCGCATTTTGGGGTAAATTTGCTGATGCCCGATGAACATTTTGACGTCGGGATGTTTTTTGATATTTATAAAACGGCTCGCGAATTTGCGCAAAAAAACGGCAAAAATTTATTTATAACCGGCGGCAGCGGATTTTATCTAAAGGCGCTTTTATCGGGTCTCACGCCCAAATTTGAGCGCGTAGAAAGCGGCCTATCAAACTCTCAAATTTACGAGCTAGTTTCAAGCCTCGATCCCGAATTTGCCGCCAAATTTAGCGCAAACGACACCTACCGACTGCAAAAGTGGTTTGATATCCACTCCTTTTTGCGCTCTAGCGGGCGAGACGAGGCCGTGAGCGCGTATCTGCGCAAAAACACCCTAGCCCCCGTCGCGTCAAATTTGGCGATTTTCGAGCTTAGCTGGGATAGGGACGAGCTAAGAGGACGCATTAAAGAACGCACTAGGGCGATGTTTGAGCAGGGTTTACTGGATGAGGCGCGCGGGCTGTTTGCGAGATATCCGCAGCGACCAAAGCCGCTAAACTCGGTCGGACTAAAAGAGTGCGGCGAGTTTTTGCGAGGCGAGATCAAAACCGAGGCTGAGCTAGAAGAGCTCATCTGTACGCACACGGCACAGCTGGCTAAGCGTCAGCGGACGTTTAATAGATCGCAGTTTGAGAGTAAATTTAGCGGCAGCGTCGGGGAGTGTGAAGAGAAAATCACAGAATTTTTAAGTGATTAA
- the rpmE gene encoding 50S ribosomal protein L31 encodes MKKEIHPEFVECKVTCACGNTFTTKSNKSEIRVDICSECHPFFTGSEKIVDSAGRVDKFKKKYNLK; translated from the coding sequence ATGAAAAAAGAAATTCATCCGGAATTTGTTGAGTGCAAAGTAACTTGCGCTTGCGGCAACACCTTCACTACGAAGTCAAACAAAAGCGAAATCAGAGTGGATATCTGCTCAGAGTGCCATCCGTTTTTCACGGGCAGCGAAAAGATCGTAGATAGCGCAGGCCGCGTTGATAAATTTAAGAAAAAATATAACTTAAAATAA
- the rlmB gene encoding 23S rRNA (guanosine(2251)-2'-O)-methyltransferase RlmB, with product MIIYGKQLFLHIIKNYKKSVKTVYLAKECDKALFSQIVGVGAPIKRVDNQKAQALAHGGNHQGFLADVEEFEFKSIDEIKKQNFIAVLYGLSDVGNIGAIVRTAHALGCGGIVVVAKNLAMEGVLRASSGAAYEANIALVEDGLSLLNELKQVGFKIYATASGGKNAHEVKFNQKVALVMGSEGEGLHKKVLAKSDEIVGIKMKNDWDSLNVSAAFAIFCDRIINE from the coding sequence ATGATAATATACGGAAAACAGCTATTTTTGCACATCATAAAAAACTATAAAAAAAGCGTCAAAACGGTCTATCTCGCCAAAGAGTGCGACAAGGCGCTATTTTCACAGATCGTAGGCGTCGGCGCGCCGATAAAGCGCGTGGATAATCAAAAAGCCCAAGCTCTCGCACACGGCGGCAATCACCAAGGCTTTTTAGCCGATGTCGAAGAGTTTGAGTTTAAAAGTATCGACGAGATAAAAAAACAAAATTTTATAGCAGTTTTATACGGACTTAGCGACGTGGGAAACATCGGCGCCATCGTCCGAACGGCGCATGCGCTAGGTTGCGGAGGCATCGTCGTAGTCGCTAAAAATTTAGCGATGGAAGGCGTATTGCGAGCTAGTAGCGGAGCGGCCTACGAGGCAAATATCGCTCTCGTCGAAGACGGTCTTAGCTTGCTAAACGAACTAAAACAGGTCGGCTTTAAAATTTACGCCACGGCAAGCGGCGGCAAAAACGCTCATGAGGTCAAATTTAACCAAAAAGTCGCGCTCGTCATGGGTAGCGAGGGCGAAGGATTGCACAAAAAAGTCCTTGCCAAAAGCGACGAAATAGTAGGAATAAAAATGAAAAACGACTGGGACAGCCTAAATGTCTCGGCTGCGTTTGCCATATTTTGCGATAGGATTATAAATGAATGA
- the moaA gene encoding GTP 3',8-cyclase MoaA, producing MLIDGHGRTVDYLRISVTQRCNFRCKYCMPKTPFSWEPRENLLSFEELFLFVKVCLDEGVKKIRITGGEPLLRKDLDKFIAMINEHSPDVDLAITTNGFMLKHYAKALKNAGLKRINMSLDSLKTEKAKFLAQKSVLHEVLAGLDAALEAGLKVKLNTVALRGVNDDEIVSLLEFARSMGCQIRFIEYMENIHANDELKGMKSAEILDIIAQKYRFEAAEKIPTSPASIYRLEDGYTFGVIDPHKHDFCESCNRIRLTAEGHLIPCLYFEDAMSIKDAVRKGDIAGASEILRQVLQNKPKENKWAIGAQNETSSRAFYQTGG from the coding sequence ATGTTAATAGACGGGCACGGACGGACGGTTGATTATCTGCGTATTTCGGTCACGCAAAGATGCAACTTTAGATGCAAATACTGCATGCCTAAAACTCCGTTTAGCTGGGAACCGAGGGAAAATTTACTGAGCTTTGAGGAACTGTTTTTATTTGTCAAAGTCTGCCTAGACGAAGGCGTAAAAAAGATCCGCATAACGGGCGGCGAACCGCTACTGCGCAAGGACTTGGACAAATTTATCGCGATGATAAACGAGCACAGCCCCGATGTCGATCTAGCCATCACGACAAACGGCTTTATGCTCAAACACTACGCAAAAGCCCTAAAAAACGCGGGTTTAAAGCGCATAAATATGTCGCTTGACAGCTTAAAAACAGAAAAAGCCAAATTTCTCGCGCAAAAAAGCGTCTTGCACGAGGTTTTAGCGGGCCTTGACGCTGCGCTTGAAGCCGGGCTAAAAGTCAAGCTAAACACCGTCGCGCTAAGAGGCGTAAACGACGACGAGATCGTATCTTTGCTAGAGTTTGCACGCTCTATGGGTTGTCAAATTCGCTTTATCGAATATATGGAAAACATCCACGCAAATGACGAGCTAAAAGGCATGAAATCGGCTGAAATTTTAGACATCATCGCGCAAAAATATCGCTTTGAAGCCGCCGAAAAGATCCCGACCAGTCCAGCCAGCATCTACCGATTAGAGGACGGCTACACATTTGGCGTCATCGACCCGCACAAACACGACTTTTGCGAGAGCTGTAACCGCATACGCCTCACGGCCGAGGGACATCTCATTCCGTGCCTGTATTTCGAGGATGCGATGAGCATAAAAGACGCAGTGAGAAAGGGCGATATCGCGGGCGCTAGCGAGATATTGCGCCAGGTGTTGCAAAATAAGCCCAAAGAAAACAAATGGGCGATCGGCGCTCAAAACGAAACCTCAAGCCGCGCCTTTTACCAAACGGGTGGCTGA
- the mqnP gene encoding menaquinone biosynthesis prenyltransferase MqnP translates to MQKFINILKDINELIVFKHSIFALPFIFTAMITASAQVNGTAWFGWKLLILGVLCAVSARNFAMAFNRYKDEDIDKLNPRTANRPSVDGRIGRTNLQIFIAANAAIFVLVAYLVNDLAFWLSFPILAVLGGYSLFKRFSELAHLVLGLSLGLAPIAGAVAVAGEIPLFSVLLCLGVMFWVAGFDLLYSLQDIEFDREHGLFSIPSVYGEKATMFISAIFHATAVIFWLLFAWAGGLGAAAYAGILLCGGILVAEHRIVRRDFSKIDRAFFTLNGYLGILFFVFVWASL, encoded by the coding sequence ATGCAAAAATTTATAAATATTTTAAAAGATATTAACGAACTGATCGTCTTTAAACACTCGATTTTCGCGCTACCTTTTATCTTTACCGCGATGATAACGGCGAGCGCGCAGGTAAACGGCACGGCTTGGTTTGGCTGGAAGCTGCTTATTTTGGGCGTTCTTTGCGCAGTTTCGGCGCGAAATTTCGCGATGGCGTTTAACCGCTACAAGGACGAGGACATCGACAAACTAAACCCGCGCACGGCAAATCGCCCGAGCGTAGACGGGCGTATCGGCAGGACGAATTTGCAAATTTTTATCGCCGCAAACGCCGCCATCTTCGTGCTTGTCGCCTATCTCGTAAACGATCTTGCGTTTTGGCTGAGCTTTCCGATCCTAGCCGTACTTGGCGGATATTCGCTTTTTAAGCGTTTTAGCGAGCTAGCGCACCTAGTTTTAGGCCTCTCGCTAGGTCTTGCGCCGATAGCTGGAGCCGTCGCCGTTGCGGGCGAGATACCGCTTTTTAGCGTGCTGCTCTGCCTTGGCGTGATGTTTTGGGTGGCGGGATTTGACCTGCTTTATTCGCTTCAGGATATCGAATTTGACCGCGAGCACGGGCTTTTTAGCATCCCTAGTGTTTACGGCGAAAAGGCTACGATGTTTATCTCGGCGATCTTTCACGCCACGGCCGTGATATTTTGGTTGCTTTTTGCGTGGGCGGGAGGGCTTGGCGCGGCGGCGTATGCTGGCATTTTGCTCTGCGGTGGCATCTTAGTTGCCGAACACCGCATCGTTAGGCGAGATTTTAGCAAGATCGACCGCGCGTTTTTCACGCTAAACGGCTATCTGGGCATACTTTTTTTCGTTTTCGTTTGGGCTAGCCTATGA
- a CDS encoding 7-carboxy-7-deazaguanine synthase QueE gives MSLNLVESFLSIQGEGASSGSLAIFLRFAGCNLNCAGFGVRAVSPKTGKTLTGCDTIRAVFTGHFSYQKITRDDELIKITQNLSANLRRKPIVVITGGEPLLHHKNPILLDFLNFAISECYEPHFETNGTIEVDFAKFEIYKKCRFAVSVKLENSGESEAKRINPAALKAIKQNAAGSFYKFVLDKKSVENGSAIAQISRILELCDAEVFCMPQGYDKISLEQNALSVAQFAITHGFNYSDRLHIRLWGAKEGV, from the coding sequence TTGAGTTTAAACCTAGTCGAGAGTTTTCTAAGCATCCAAGGCGAAGGCGCAAGCAGCGGCAGTTTGGCGATTTTCTTGCGGTTTGCGGGTTGCAATCTAAACTGCGCGGGCTTTGGCGTGCGAGCCGTCTCGCCCAAAACCGGCAAGACGTTAACTGGCTGCGACACGATCCGCGCGGTTTTTACAGGACATTTTTCGTATCAAAAAATCACCCGTGATGACGAACTCATAAAAATCACTCAAAATTTGAGCGCAAATTTACGCCGCAAACCTATCGTCGTCATCACGGGTGGCGAACCGCTACTACATCACAAAAACCCAATTTTGCTAGATTTTTTAAATTTTGCGATCAGCGAGTGCTACGAGCCGCATTTTGAGACGAACGGCACGATTGAGGTGGATTTTGCCAAATTTGAAATTTATAAAAAATGCCGTTTTGCCGTCAGCGTCAAACTCGAAAATAGCGGCGAAAGCGAAGCTAAGCGCATAAATCCCGCCGCGCTAAAAGCGATAAAGCAAAATGCCGCGGGCAGTTTTTATAAATTCGTCCTTGATAAAAAAAGCGTAGAAAACGGGTCGGCGATAGCGCAAATTTCGCGTATTTTAGAGCTTTGCGACGCGGAAGTCTTTTGTATGCCGCAAGGTTATGATAAAATAAGCCTTGAGCAAAACGCCCTATCCGTCGCGCAGTTTGCGATCACGCACGGCTTTAACTACTCCGATCGCCTACATATCAGGCTTTGGGGCGCGAAAGAAGGGGTTTAG
- a CDS encoding homoserine dehydrogenase — protein MNIAILGVGTVGEAVAKILLQNKKLIAARCGEEIVPVIGVVRNLSKKRDVAIPLTDDIDSVIKRDDIDVFVELMGGVGEPFRVVSKILERKKAVVTANKALLAYHRYALQNLAQNTPFGFEASVAGGIPIIRALREGLSANHILSINGILNGTSNYILTSMMSKGSNFTDALKKAQELGYAEADPTFDVGGFDAAHKLLILASIAYGVHGNPEDILIEGIEGITPEDIFFANDFEYVIKLLAIAKKTGDKVELRVHPALVPKDKMIAKTDGVTNAVSVVGDAVGETMFYGPGAGGPATASSVISDLIDIARDGKSPMLGYKAPFELNALELLDPSEIRTKYYFRLRVEDKVGVLAKITNLMSENNLSIDSLLQKPKDESPYATLFFTTHTSVEKDVRRTMEILQEQEFVKEKPFMMRIEE, from the coding sequence ATGAATATAGCCATTTTAGGCGTCGGCACGGTCGGAGAAGCCGTAGCTAAAATTTTACTCCAAAACAAAAAACTGATCGCGGCAAGATGCGGCGAGGAGATAGTTCCAGTCATCGGCGTCGTTAGAAATTTAAGCAAAAAAAGAGATGTCGCCATCCCACTCACGGACGATATAGATAGCGTCATAAAACGCGACGATATCGATGTTTTCGTCGAGCTTATGGGCGGCGTAGGGGAGCCTTTTAGGGTCGTCAGCAAAATTTTAGAGCGCAAAAAAGCTGTCGTAACTGCAAACAAGGCGCTACTAGCCTATCACCGCTACGCCTTGCAAAATTTAGCGCAAAACACGCCGTTTGGCTTCGAGGCTAGCGTCGCGGGCGGCATACCTATCATCAGAGCCCTTCGCGAGGGCCTTAGCGCAAACCACATCCTAAGCATCAACGGGATTTTAAACGGCACGAGCAACTATATCTTAACCTCGATGATGAGCAAGGGGTCAAATTTCACGGACGCGCTAAAAAAAGCCCAAGAACTAGGCTATGCCGAGGCCGATCCGACCTTTGACGTCGGAGGCTTTGACGCGGCGCACAAGCTACTGATCCTAGCCAGCATCGCATACGGCGTACACGGCAACCCCGAAGACATCCTGATAGAGGGCATCGAAGGCATCACGCCCGAGGATATCTTTTTCGCTAACGATTTCGAGTACGTCATCAAACTGCTTGCCATCGCTAAAAAAACGGGCGACAAGGTCGAGTTGCGCGTGCATCCCGCACTCGTACCAAAAGACAAAATGATAGCTAAAACAGACGGCGTGACAAATGCCGTGAGCGTAGTGGGCGACGCGGTCGGCGAGACGATGTTTTACGGTCCGGGTGCGGGCGGTCCGGCGACGGCAAGCTCGGTCATCAGCGACCTGATCGACATCGCCAGAGACGGCAAATCCCCAATGCTAGGCTACAAGGCGCCGTTTGAGTTAAATGCGCTCGAGCTTTTAGATCCGAGCGAAATTCGCACGAAATATTATTTTAGACTCAGGGTCGAGGACAAGGTCGGCGTGCTGGCTAAAATCACGAATTTAATGAGCGAAAACAACCTCTCTATCGATAGTTTGCTACAAAAACCAAAGGACGAAAGTCCGTATGCGACG
- a CDS encoding DUF6115 domain-containing protein, whose product MSNDLIIFVIFGLILTVLFVLVFIKDLEASRKFSRYEKAIESLIQELHAVKKQVANFNQHSEPAEFDVVQLESNLEQRLNEKINQKITPIINTLQGIESSIDSFQSQQQDRLFTLEERTKSISKISAPNGEDDEKRIVQMYSEGKSVESIAKELCVGVGKVELTLKLRELI is encoded by the coding sequence ATGAGTAACGACTTGATAATATTTGTAATTTTCGGGCTGATTTTAACGGTGCTTTTCGTGCTGGTTTTTATAAAAGATTTAGAGGCCTCAAGGAAATTTTCAAGATACGAAAAAGCTATCGAAAGCCTAATACAAGAGCTTCACGCGGTAAAAAAACAGGTTGCGAATTTTAATCAACACAGCGAGCCGGCCGAATTTGACGTAGTGCAACTAGAAAGCAACCTCGAACAGCGCCTAAACGAAAAAATAAATCAAAAAATAACTCCGATAATAAACACCCTCCAAGGCATCGAAAGCTCGATAGATAGCTTCCAAAGCCAGCAGCAAGATAGGCTATTTACGCTTGAAGAGCGCACCAAAAGCATCAGCAAGATCTCGGCTCCAAACGGCGAGGACGACGAAAAGCGCATCGTGCAGATGTATAGCGAAGGCAAAAGCGTCGAAAGCATCGCAAAAGAGCTGTGCGTTGGCGTCGGCAAGGTCGAGCTGACGCTAAAACTGCGGGAGCTGATTTAG
- a CDS encoding LL-diaminopimelate aminotransferase: MFDEIRFNTIERLPNYVFAEVNAIKMAARRAGEDIIDFSMGNPEGRTPQHIVDKLCESVQKDKTHGYSASAGIYKLRLAICNWYKRKYGVNLDPDTEAVAVMGSKEGFVHLAQAVINLGDVAVVPDPAYPIHTQAFLFAGGSVAKMPLKYNDKFELDENKFFEDLLHTIRSSSPKPKYVVVNFPHNPTTVTVQKSFYERLVAMSKQERFYVISDIAYADLTFDGYKTPSIFEVEGAKDVAVECYTLSKSYNMAGWRVGFLCGNKRLCAALKKIKSWVDYGMFTPIQVSATVALDGDQSCVEEIRQIYEKRRDVMLEAFASAGWEMHKPSSSMFIWAKIPPQVGNIGSLEFSKQLLTKASVAVSPGIGFGEGGNDYVRLALIENENRIRQAARNVKKYLKEFA, translated from the coding sequence ATGTTTGACGAGATTAGATTTAATACCATAGAACGACTTCCAAACTACGTATTTGCTGAGGTGAACGCGATAAAAATGGCGGCGCGCCGAGCTGGCGAAGATATCATCGACTTTTCGATGGGAAACCCGGAAGGTCGCACGCCTCAGCACATCGTCGATAAGCTCTGCGAAAGCGTGCAAAAAGACAAAACCCACGGCTACTCGGCGAGTGCGGGTATCTACAAACTGCGCCTAGCCATCTGCAACTGGTACAAGCGTAAATACGGCGTAAATTTAGATCCCGACACCGAAGCCGTCGCAGTTATGGGTAGCAAGGAGGGCTTCGTGCATCTAGCTCAGGCCGTGATAAACCTGGGAGACGTCGCCGTGGTGCCAGATCCTGCATATCCGATTCACACGCAGGCGTTTTTATTCGCCGGAGGTAGCGTGGCGAAGATGCCGCTAAAATACAACGACAAATTTGAGCTTGACGAAAATAAATTTTTCGAAGACCTACTTCACACAATCCGCTCAAGCTCGCCGAAACCTAAATACGTCGTCGTAAATTTCCCGCACAACCCGACGACCGTAACCGTGCAAAAGAGCTTCTATGAGCGGCTAGTGGCGATGAGTAAACAAGAGCGCTTTTACGTGATCTCCGACATCGCCTACGCCGACCTCACGTTTGACGGATACAAGACGCCAAGCATCTTTGAGGTTGAAGGCGCAAAAGACGTCGCCGTAGAGTGCTACACGCTATCAAAAAGCTACAATATGGCGGGCTGGCGCGTAGGATTTTTATGCGGGAACAAGCGCCTTTGCGCAGCTCTTAAAAAGATAAAATCATGGGTCGATTACGGCATGTTTACTCCGATCCAAGTCTCCGCCACAGTTGCGCTAGACGGCGATCAAAGCTGCGTCGAGGAGATCCGCCAAATTTACGAAAAACGCCGCGACGTGATGCTAGAAGCCTTTGCAAGCGCGGGCTGGGAGATGCATAAGCCAAGCTCGAGTATGTTCATCTGGGCAAAAATCCCGCCGCAAGTCGGAAACATCGGTAGCCTTGAGTTTTCAAAGCAGCTTTTAACAAAAGCTAGCGTCGCGGTGAGCCCAGGTATCGGTTTTGGCGAGGGCGGCAACGACTATGTGCGCCTTGCTCTCATCGAGAACGAAAACCGCATCCGCCAAGCGGCGCGAAACGTCAAAAAATATCTGAAAGAATTTGCATGA